The Glycine soja cultivar W05 chromosome 4, ASM419377v2, whole genome shotgun sequence genomic sequence ACTGTCCAATATAACTCTTTCTTGTAACTAAAGCCAAACGCGATATTCTCAACGCTTCATTGAATTGATTCGATATTATCCCAATTTCACAAACCCCAACCCTCGCTTTCTCTGTCATCCAATTCACACCGCCATGGATCCCAACCCCGGAACCTTCCCTCTCCTCTCCTACATCATGTCGCGCCTCCCTTCCCTCACTCCCAGACCCGCCGCCCCGGCACCCTCCGATTCCGACCAATTCGACATCGAACAGCCACCGGAGATTGTGGGCCAAATGCCGCACCTGGCGGACCCGGAGCTGGTGGCCTCTATGGGCCGGGCCGTGGCACAGGTGACGCAGGCCCGCTCGGTCCTCACCCTCATCGGGGAGCGACCCACGCACGAGGAGGTCGACAATGCCCGGGCAAAGTTGGCCGACGTCGAGGCCCAGCTCTCCCGAGAACTGGAAGAGATCGTGCTGCAGGCCCGGCCCGCGGAGATCGAGATCCAGGGGTGGCGGGCCCAGCAGGCCGAGAGGGAGAGGGAGTGCAGGGAGCGGGCCGAGACGGAGAGGCGGGTGTGGAGATCGGTGCTGCAGCTGGACGAGATGCACGAGGCTTACGAGAAGCTTCTGAAGGACGCGGAGAAGCGGTTGGTGAAGATGTACGAGTCCAAAGAAGACGGCGGCGGCGGCGATGCCGACCTGGCTTATGGCGAGGAAGTCAACGAAGAGGTTGTGGGGATTCTGCAGGAGGCTTACGGCAAAGGAATGGAAAGAATTGATCTTTCTGGACGCCAGTTGAAGCTCTTGCCTGAGGCTTTTGGTCGCATTTCTGGCTTGCTCGTTTTTGATCTTTCAACCAATCAACTCTCGGTAACCTCCACCTTTTTTTTTGCTACTTATTTTCCGTAATTGTAGAAGATTTTTTTCTATAGCCAAATGTTAATCATTAGTTTGTTAGTGTTTTTTCGGAAGAATACATTCAACCCGCGCGACCTTTCTCCTCTTTTCTTCTCCCTTTACCATCCATCTCACCGTATATTTCCTTTCTGTCTAAGAATGTAATCAATCAATTAGTCGTTTTTTTCCCTATAAGCCGATTCATGAGTACATGACATGGCTCATGTCCTCTGATATTCAAGGAGTGcgttttttttcccttcacaTTGATAGCATTTTTGCTTCCGTGGTGGAGACGTGAATTTCCATGTCAAATAGGAAGCCAATAGCTTCTgcgttttttttaagagaattacGTGATTTCTCCAGTGCGTGTTTGTTTGCGTTTTGGATTCGCGTTTGCCTTCGTTTTCACTTCAAAAATTGGAAGAAGGTGAAGAAGCAAGGCATTTGTTGATTCCGCAGATCAACATCCGAAGTGTACGACACGTTACCAAACATGCTCTTAGTTTAGACAcgtatccaaacatgcattatatcattcaAAATCACGGTGAAACACTAGCCAACATGATTCTAGgtaaatattttcatgtttggtcCAACATTGAAGAATCAATTTTGGATCCTATATTGATTTTAAGTGGAAGCAATTTTAGGTAAGTTTTAagttgcataaaaaaattatacttggtTTTAGTACTGACTTGCTTTTTGAGTAGACACTTATAGATCATTTCACTTCAAAAagcaattttgcaaaatcaattCTATGCATCTGTGGTTTGATGTTATGCTGTCCAGAATcacattaaaattttagttaacgagattttaagtaattaaaattaatttcatttgaaatCAATCTTGTAGAAGCTCACTGCACACAAAATCTGTGACAGAGATtgagaatcaaaatcaattatagaTGATGGCGGCTTTCATTTTGAATGTGTGTGTATGCTTCTTGGTGCTCCATTGGTGTTTAAAATCATGTTGCACGTACTGGTCTGTTTCGAtgatttagcattttttttattgatttatatgtATAGTAATATATTGCGTGCATCACTATAGGCAATTCCTGATTCAATAGCTGGATTGCAAAACCTTGAGGAGCTTAATCTGTCTTCAAATCTTTTGGAATCATTGCCAGATTCAATTGGGTTGTTACAAAAGTTGAAATTGCTCAATGTCTCTGGAAACAAGCTGACTGCGCTTCCTGATTCCATCTGTCAGTGCAGGTAAGTGAGAAATTCTTAAGAGCAGTTCCTTGTAATTACATTTACCATGCCTTGTGATTTGGGATCCCTTTTGGACATTAGCATCCATGTGTTTTAAGAATAAATTGTTAACTTTAGTGGAGAACTGCTTGAGTATTTTGTAAGCCATACTTGTAGACTACTAGCGCAATGAAAAATGGGAGCAGTTTTTATGCATGCACGAGCAatagctttttttttcaaatttgggaAGTTTGTCTTATATCAAGGTTATGTCcgattttgtcattttgtttgTGACTTTCACATAGGTAAAGTGTTTAAACACTGTCAAGAATCTCACTAAGAATTCTATGTTCTGTTTGTGCAAATATCATCTCATTTTTAAAACCATGACAGGAAAACATACTCAAGTCATTTAGGAATTTGTTCAAACTATAAATGCTTTAATTATAAACGGTTGATCTCCTATTATGTTGAATGATCAGGTCATTGGTGGAGTTGGATGTAAGCTTTAACAATCTCTCATATTTGCCAACAAACATTGGATATGAATTACCGAACTTGCAGAAACTCATGATTCATTTGAACAAGATTCGATCTTTTCCCTCATCTATCTGTGAGTTGAAGTCCTTGCACTATTTGGATGCTCACTTTAATGAGCTACATGGGCTTCCAATTGCAATTGGGAGACTGACTAATCTTGAAGTTCTCAACCTGAGCAGCAACTTCAGTGACCTCAAAGAACTTCCTGAGACATTTGGTGATTTGGCTAACCTCAGGGAATTGGATCTCAGCAATAATCAGATTCATGCTCTTCCAGACACATTTGGTCGCCTTGATAATTTAATCAAGCTCAACTTGGAGCAAAATCCTCTTGAATTGCCACCAATGGAGATTGTAAATCAAGGGCTTGAAGCCATAAAGACTTTTATGGCCAAGAGGTGGCTTGATATATTGTTGGAGGAAGAAAGGAAAAGCAACCAAGAAATGCAAGAACCAGAACAGGGTGGTTGGTTAACACGAAGCACCTTCTGGTTGAAGAATGTTTCTGGAAATGTAATCGGGTATATTGGAACTACCGTTGGATCTCCCATGTCACCCAAATCTCCCAGAGATGCATATCTTGATCAGCAGCTATGAGGTGAAGGTCCAACACATTGGGACTGTCATACTTGTAATTTAGAGGAATAATGTAGATACTATGTGCTGCTAAGCAACAATTCTCTGCCACTCTCTCTTTTGGTTCTCTGCCCCACCCGAAATAGCGTGGGTTGCTTTGCTTAcagatatttttgttttgcttaGGTTATATCTGGATGAGAAATGCCAGTAAAATACACTTTCTTCCCCCACACATTTTTGTATTCGGTGAAACTCACGTAGATTTTACTAAATATCTGAGTATTAtatgaatttcaattaatagAAGAGAGTATTATGTACACAAAAAGAAGTGTTATTAAGCATGCTAGCAGTACTCCTGTTTGAATTTATAGGAAGAGATGCGATAAAGTAAAACGAAATGATACAAGCTTCCATTATTCCAATTGTTTAAGATAAAATGAAGTGAAATGAAACATAATAAGTAATAAAATGCATTTTTGTAGTTAATGaatagatttaaattaaataagatgGATTATGCAAAAATTTATAAACTGGTCTATGGGCTGTAGTAGATAGGTTTGTGGGGTGTTGCTTGCAGCTACATTCTAACATTATAAACATGTTTGGTTAACcgttcaaaaaatatttttaggtgCTGGAAGTACTTTTGGAGTTAATTCAATTTCTGACATGTTTGGTTAttgtcaaattaaaattttgtcaataaactttaatccaaacatCAACTATGTTGTTTTGGAGCTATTCgatgtatttatttttctagaTGCACATGAAATCTTACGAGTCCAATTTATGTTTGACAGATTGTATTACATTCGAAGGATGTCATAGTGTTCGATATTTTTGCTTAAGAGCATCTTCTATGGGGAGTGTTCCTCTCACAAGTAAAAAATTAGCAGCTCAACAGAGGATATTGTGGGATCCAGTAAATTTTAGGTTGTTAAATAGTTTTCTTTCTATTCCGTGGGACCAATCACAGAAAGCATTCCCAAAATCTTACACTTTGGATATCCATTAGGCGATTTTAATTTGTTCAATAAAgtgttaaaaaataacttattcaaCTGTATAATTTAATGCATTTCTTTTGtgtgaattaattgaaaaatgataaaagatggCCTCATGCATTCAGTCAATTTGGTTAAAATCTATTGTTACTCAATAAATTCTAATCTATTGTTATATTGGTAACGTCTGCGTAACTTCATCTCCATAGGCATGTATATAAATTAGCAGTGGTTTTAATATTTGctgcttcttttttattattacacgTGCTCACCTGTATCTCATTCTCCTTTTCAGCATTATCTATAACTTTACTTCTTGATAGCCGTATCGACCCCTTTCTTCAGTACAGTTCTGCAGATCTATATTTCCTTTAAAGAGGGTTCCCTTATTTTAAATTCCGAAGGATTTAGAATTATTCATAGAAATATACTTGGCTAGTTGGCTTCCTGGGAAGTCTTTATAGGTTAGTGTTCTATCAGTACAACTAagcatatttttatttgctgCTTTCGGTACAAATATCAAGTGATTAAAATGTTTTGCAATTAGAAGGGCAAAACAAAAGatgctaaataaaatgttaattattagttaGTTAGAATGGTAATGGGGGATTCAATCTCACGATATCTCCCCCTCTCCCTTCAACTCTTAAACCCCACGAAACCAACCTTATAACTCCTGATTGTTACTCTTGCTGATTGCATCTTCAAAATGGGACAATCTATTCCAGGCTCACCAACCTCAGGTTGCAGCTGGTGTAAGCTCAAAAGCTGATATGCCTAAGATCCTGTCACAGTTAAGGGAATAGTTCCATAATTTATATGTATGGATCAAAGTACCAATGGTGAAGTACAGATGAATTTCATTATCTTTATCCTTCACCCTCACATGAaccaaaaatcaaataagagcAAGATAATTTTGTTTCCAATTTTTCTCCTTTCTAGTTTTATCTGCCTATTTTAAGCTCAACCAAGTAAAATGTACATCACACATATCACATCTTTTATTTGCCTATTTTGTCCATCACATATCCCCTGCCTCTCAATGAccttgaacacacaaaacatcttTTATAAATGCATCAAGGTTCACATTGGAGGATCCACCTTCTGCAACTGCTCGGTCACAAATGCCCTTAAATTCTAGTGCCCTGTCTCGAATTTCTTTTCGCTTTCCAAGATCCATAAACTCTCTAATCACTTGCACTatttcatcttttgttatcaattCTGCACTTCCCAAATCTGATCTTTTAAGCTCCCACCCATTCTTCCACtcttccaaaatttgcctacTATTTGGAACTTGGTCTAAGAAAAGAGGGAATGTCAGCATTGGAATACCACCAAAAACAGCTTCTAGAGTTGAATTCCACCCACAGTGGCTCCAAAACCCACCTACAGAAGGATGTGACAAAACCTTCAATTGGTCGCACCAAGGCACCACTAAACCCCTATCCCCACATTTCTCTTTTAACCATGAAACTTCTCCACGAACCACCCACAAGTAACAAACACCACTCGTGTTCAAAGCTGAAACAATTTAATTCATTTGGGCACATGACACAGAAAGGAAACTACCGAGAGAAATGTACAATACAGACATGGATGGCTGATGATCTAGCCAATTTAAGTAGTCAACGTTGTAATCACTGTCGTTGGTCACAAAATGACATGTTTCGTGTTTGAAGTAAGGAAAGGCAATGGGACAAATTGGAAAGTGGAACATGGCTCTCAAAGAATCAATTACTTCAGCTTCCAACTCTTGAACAGTATTAACTATAAGACAATCTGCTTTTGGCACTACTGAAATGCATTCCAACTCAAGCTGCAAAAACCTCAAGTCATTTTCACGAAGCACCGTTCGAAGATCAGCTAATTGTGCTGCAGAAATTCCTGGTATATGCTCTTCATAATCATCTACACCATTGAAAGCCACAAATTCAAACACCaacaaataaaaactatatttataaaaaaataataattcactaTAATTATCTGCTTCACTTCGACTACCTttgaaaactttattttaaatattcaccgatttataatttttataaccaaatttcatataatttagaaaattaaaaagaatcataTAACCTATTGTTGGAAATTTTACATTGATTGATAATATGACTAAAATAGTGTATATAAGTTTAGAACAATCCTCGTTCCGTGAGTTAATTTTTAGGGTTGAAGTAGGCTCAAACACAAAATCTAAGATTGATATTAGTGATTGTTGTATCTCTTGGGTCACTAAAGATATTAGATATCACTCGCAAATGTTCAGTTCAGTTCTGCAAACATTGCGCTAGAGATGTGTAGTTCTAGACTTGAGTAAACTGTGTTGGAGATCCCTTTAATTTGACTTGTGATATAAGGTCGAATCCAAATTCTGAAGTTTATAATGTACCTAAAGAATGAATAAAAACAGTGATTTCTTAATCACTTTAAAATCTGAAGTTGAAACGAAAATTTGTCAATTGCTTAATGCTTAAgagtttgaaaaattaattagttttccCATAAGATAGCTAATTTAACAAAATCATCTTAACTAATTCACAATTACATTTTGCAGTGACCTTAGAAACCCTACCTAAAACATCAACCTTCAAAGAGTGGTTACGAACCAAGCTTCCTAGTTGATGCAACGTGA encodes the following:
- the LOC114409869 gene encoding plant intracellular Ras-group-related LRR protein 9-like yields the protein MDPNPGTFPLLSYIMSRLPSLTPRPAAPAPSDSDQFDIEQPPEIVGQMPHLADPELVASMGRAVAQVTQARSVLTLIGERPTHEEVDNARAKLADVEAQLSRELEEIVLQARPAEIEIQGWRAQQAERERECRERAETERRVWRSVLQLDEMHEAYEKLLKDAEKRLVKMYESKEDGGGGDADLAYGEEVNEEVVGILQEAYGKGMERIDLSGRQLKLLPEAFGRISGLLVFDLSTNQLSAIPDSIAGLQNLEELNLSSNLLESLPDSIGLLQKLKLLNVSGNKLTALPDSICQCRSLVELDVSFNNLSYLPTNIGYELPNLQKLMIHLNKIRSFPSSICELKSLHYLDAHFNELHGLPIAIGRLTNLEVLNLSSNFSDLKELPETFGDLANLRELDLSNNQIHALPDTFGRLDNLIKLNLEQNPLELPPMEIVNQGLEAIKTFMAKRWLDILLEEERKSNQEMQEPEQGGWLTRSTFWLKNVSGNVIGYIGTTVGSPMSPKSPRDAYLDQQL